One genomic window of Myxocyprinus asiaticus isolate MX2 ecotype Aquarium Trade chromosome 5, UBuf_Myxa_2, whole genome shotgun sequence includes the following:
- the LOC127440841 gene encoding zinc finger protein 239-like, giving the protein MEVIKVESEDTSGPEQWRVKNEEAEEQIDLMGVKEESQELHEEEKQLLPRNVTTREKSSSFSQTERNFFQKRQARKWYTCPQCGKNFTRKLTLQNHLVIHSGERPFLCNKCGKSYKCKGALKMHTRIHTGDRPYTCHQCGKSFIHLESLQRHRKIHSGEKSYQCSECGKGFVDMWNFKNHQRSHSGERPFTCDQCGKTFILSSHLKRHLKLHANEKPYLCSICGKGFVWLDCFKEHQIIHSGVRAHVCSECGKAFTTPSILKLHKRTHTGEKPYKCSYCEKRFTQSSGLKAHERVHTGERPYICPSCGKTFSRNNHLGKHLKKACTKL; this is encoded by the exons ATGGAGGTTATAAAAGTGGAGAGTGAAGACACGAGCGGTCCAGAACAATGGAGAGTGAAAAATGAAGAAGCCGAGGAACAAATAG aCCTGATGggagtgaaagaggaaagtcaagaactgcaTGAAGAGGAGAAACAGCTGTTACCTCGTAATGTCACAACTAGAGAAAAATCTTCTAGTTTCTCACAGACTGAAAggaatttctttcaaaaaagacAAGCCAGAAAATGGTAcacctgccctcagtgtggaaagaatttCACACGTAAATTAACCCTTCAGAATCACTTAGTAATTCACAGTGGTGAGAGACCTTTTCTATGCAATAAGTGTGGAAAGAGCTACAAGTGTAAAGGTGCCCTTAAGATGCATACTAGAATTCACACAGGTGACAGgccttacacatgccatcagtgtgggaagagtttcatacATCTGGAAAGCCTACAAAGGCATAGGAAAATTCATTCTGGAGAGAAATCGTACCAATGCTCTGAGTGTGGCAAGGGATTTGTAGACATGTGGAATTTCAAAAATCATCAGCGCTCTCACTCAGGAGAAAGGCCATTTACGTGTGATCAGTGTGGTAAAACATTCATTCTGTCATCACATTTAAAGAGACACCTGAAACTTCatgcaaatgagaagccttactTGTGTTCCATTTGTGGAAAGGGTTTTGTTTGGCTGGACTGTTTCAAAGAGCATCAGATAATACATAGCGGTGTTAGAGCTCATGTGTGCTCCGAGTGTGGGAAAGCCTTTACTACACCAAGTATCTTGAAACTTCACAAAAGGacccatactggagagaaaccttacaagtgttcataTTGTGAAAAGAGATTCACTCAGTCATCAGGCCTGAAAGCACATGAAAGAGTGCATACTGGTGAGAGGCCATACATCTGCCCGTCATGTGGGAAGACTTTCAGCAGAAATAATCATCtaggaaaacatttaaaaaaggctTGTACAAAGTTGTGA